One Fusarium poae strain DAOMC 252244 chromosome 4, whole genome shotgun sequence DNA window includes the following coding sequences:
- the TUB2_1 gene encoding beta-tubulin, producing the protein MREIVHLQTGQCGNQIGAAFWQTISGEHGLDSNGVYGGSSELQLERMSVYFNEASGNKYVPRAVLVDLEPGTMDAVRAGPFGQLFRPDNFVFGQSGAGNNWAKGHYTEGAELVDQVLDVVRREAEGCDCLQGFQITHSLGGGTGAGMGTLLISKIREEFPDRMMATFSVVPSPKVSDTVVEPYNATLSVHQLVENSDETFCIDNEALYDICMRTLKLSNPSYGDLNYLVSAVMSGVTTCLRFPGQLNSDLRKLAVNMVPFPRLHFFMVGFAPLTSRGAHSFRAVSVPELTQQMFDPKNMMAASDFRNGRYLTCSAIFRGRVAMKEVEDQMRNVQSKNSSYFVEWIPNNIQTALCAIPPRGLTMSSTFIGNSTSIQELFKRVGEQFTAMFRRKAFLHWYTGEGMDEMEFTEAESNMNDLVSEYQQYQDAGIDEEEEEYEEELPEGEE; encoded by the exons ATGCGCGAGATT GTTCACCTTCAGACCGGTCAGTGC GGTAACCAAATCGGTGCTGCTTTCTGGCAGACCATCTCTGGCGAGCACGGTCTCGACAGCAATGGTGTTTACGGCGGTAGCTCCGAGCTCCAGCTCGAGCGCATGAGCGTTTACTTCAACGAG GCCTCCGGTAACAAGTATGTTCCCCGTGCCGTCCTCGTCGATCTCGAGCCCGGTACCATGGACGCCGTCCGTGCCGGCCCCTTCGGGCAGCTCTTCCGACCCGACAACTTCGTTTTCGGTCAATCCGGTGCCGGAAACAACTGGGCCAAGGGTCATTACACTGAGGGAGCTGAACTTGTCGACCAAGTTCTCGATGTCGTCCGCCGTGAGGCCGAGGGCTGTGACTGCCTCCAGGGTTTCCAAATCACCCACTCTCTTGGTGGTGGTACCGGTGCCGGTATGGGTACCCTGTTGATCTCCAAGATCCGTGAGGAATTTCCCGATCGTATGATGGCAACTTTCTCCGTCGTTCCTTCCCCTAAGGTCTCCGACACCGTTGTCGAGCCTTACAACGCCACCCTCTCCGTCCATCAACTGGTCGAGAACTCCGACGAGACCTTCTGTATCGATAATGAAGCCCTCTACGATATTTGCATGCGCACTCTCAAGCTGTCTAACCCCTCTTACGGCGACTTGAACTACCTCGTCTCCGCCGTCATGTCCGGCGTTACCACCTGTCTCCGTTTCCCCGGTCAGCTGAACTCTGACCTCCGAAAGCTCGCCGTCAACATGGTGCCCTTCCCTCGTCTGCACTTCTTCATGGTCGGATTCGCTCCCTTGACCAGCCGTGGTGCTCACTCTTTCCGCGCTGTCAGCGTTCCTGAGCTGACCCAGCAGATGTTCGACCCCAAGAACATGATGGCCGCTTCCGACTTCCGCAACGGTCGTTACCTGACCTGCTCTGCTATCTTCCGTGGCCGTGTCGCCATGAAGGAGGTTGAGGACCAGATGCGCAACGTCCAGAGCAAGAACTCATCATACTTCGTCGAGTGGATTCCTAACAACATCCAGACCGCTCTCTGCGCTATCCCACCTCGTGGACTTACAATGTCCTCTACTTTTATTGGAAACTCCACCTCTATCCAGGAGCTTTTCAAGCGTGTTGGCGAGCAGTTCACTGCTATGTTCCGACGCAAGGCTTTCTTGCATTGGTACACTGGTGAGGGTATGGACGAGATGGAGTTCACTGAGGCTGAGTCTAACATGAACGATCTTGTCTCCGAATATCAGCAGTACCAGGATGCTGGaattgatgaggaagaagaggagtaCGAGGAGGAGCTCCCTGAAGGCGAGGAGTAA
- a CDS encoding hypothetical protein (BUSCO:7151at5125) yields MEADIRAVLPNIDPVVSEYSMGYLTHASTTYLDDDETSGESPLNDAASAITELLLSASGQFNAETEEKIKQLVEKWVDKYAESNGGQRGGPSTVRRLDQTIQVSQQRNMSSTLAVATGGVDLESANARKVESKVDRKKLEKAERKIAAKQQKKTFKTVEYEASKLLEQPESTQSYEEFYMAVNPLQLGGGSANKSKDIKLDNIDVSISGQRILTDTTLTLAYGHRYGLVGNNGVGKSTLLRALSRREVAIPMHISILHVEQEITGDDTPAIQAVLDADVWRKVLLREQEQITARLAELEQQRASLADTSADAARIDRDREAQDTKLGDVQSKLAEMESDKAESRAASILAGLGFSTERQQFATKTFSGGWRMRLALARALFCEPDLLLLDEPSNMLDVPSITFLSDYLQTYPSTVLVVSHDRAFLNEVATDIIHQHSERLDYYRGANFDTFYSTKEERKKVAKREYENQMVQRAHLQAFIDKFRYNAAKSSEAQSRIKKLEKMPILEPPEAEYSVKFNFPEVEKLSPPIVQMSEVTFGYNKDNILLRNVDLDVQLDSRIGIVGPNGAGKTTILKLLIGKLSPSTGLISQHPRLRIGFFAQHHVDALDLEDSAVGFMSKNYPGRTDEEYRRRLGAFGITGTTGLQKMGLLSGGQKSRVAFACLALTNPHILVLDEPSNHLDIEAMDALAVALNEFQGGVLMVSHDVTMLQTVCTSLWVCDGGTVEKFPGDVQAYKKRITAQANAAGVVKQH; encoded by the exons ATGGAGGCTGATATCAGAGCTGTGCTTCCCAACATCGACCCTGTGGTCTCCGAGTACTCCATGGGCTACCTTACTCACGCCTCGACTACTTATTTagacgatgatgagactTCGGGCGAGTCGCCGCTGAACGATGCTGCTTCCGCCATCACCGAACTTCTACTTTCCGCCTCAGGCCAGTTTAACGCGGAAACCGAGGAGAAGATCAAACAGCTTGTTGAGAAATGGGTTGACAAGTACGCTGAGTCTAACGGAGGCCAGAGAGGAGGACCCTCGACTGTTAGGCGTCTCGACCAAACTATTCAGGTCAGCCAGCAGCGCAACATGTCGTCGACTTTGGCTGTGGCTACAGGTGGCGTTGATCTAGAGTCTGCCAACGCCAGGAAGGTCGAATCCAAGGTCGACCGCAAGAAGCTCGAAAAGGCCGAGCGAAAGATTGCAGCCAAACAGCAGAAAAAGACCTTCAAGACTGTCGAGTACGAGGCCTCAAAACTGCTCGAACAGCCCGAATCGACACAGTCCTACGAAGAGTTTTACATGGCCGTCAACCCTCTCCAGCTGGGTGGTGGCTCTGCAAACAAGTCAAAGGATATCAAGTTGGACAACATCGATGTGTCTATCAGCGGACAACGTATTCTTACAGACACAACACTCACTCTTGCCTACGGACACCGATATGGTCTGGTTGGTAACAACGGTGTTGGTAAATCGACTCTGCTCCGAGCCTTGTCTCGTCGTGAGGTTGCTATTCCTATGCATATCTCTATTCTCCACGTTGAGCAAGAA ATTACTGGTGATGACACTCCGGCTATTCAGGCGGTTCTCGATGCCGATGTTTGGCGCAAGGTTCTGCTTAGAGAGCAAGAG CAAATCACTGCACGCTTGGCAGAGTTGGAACAGCAGCGAGCTTCCCTGGCCGACACATCTGCCGATGCGGCTAGAATTGACCGCGACAGGGAAGCACAAGACACCAAGTTGGGAGATGTTCAATCCAAGTTGGCTGAGATGGAATCAGACAAGGCCGAGTCACGAGCTGCCAGTATCCTTGCTGGTCTCGGTTTCTCAACAGAGAGACAGCAGTTTGCTACCAAGACCTTTTCTGGTGGTTGGAGAATGCGTCTGGCTCTCGCGCGAGCCCTGTTCTGTGAGCCTGACCTGCTGCTTCTTGACGAACCGTCCAACATGTTGGACGTCCCCTCCATTACTTTCTTGTCCGATTACCTCCAAACCTATCCCAGTACCGTCCTCGTCGTATCTCACGACAGAGCGTTCCTCAACGAGGTCGCCACCGACATCATCCACCAGCACTCGGAGCGTCTCGACTACTACCGTGGCGCCAACTTCGATACCTTCTACTCCACCAAGGAGGAGCGCAAGAAGGTCGCCAAGCGAGAGTACGAGAACCAGATGGTTCAGCGAGCCCATCTTCAGGCCTTTATCGACAAGTTCCGTTACAACGCCGCCAAGTCCTCGGAAGCTCAGTCACGTATCAAGAAGCTCGAGAAGATGCCTATCCTCGAACCCCCAGAGGCCGAGTACAGTGTCAAGTTCAACTTCCCCGAAGTCGAGAAGCTCTCGCCTCCTATCGTACAGATGTCAGAAGTTACTTTCGGTTACAACAAGGACAACATTCTGCTCCGCAACGTTGATTTGGACGTTCAACTGGACTCTCGAATCGGTATCGTTGGACCCAACGGTGCTGGTAAGACAACTATTCTCAAGCTTCTTATTGGTAAGCTGAGTCCTTCCACTGGTCTGATCTCACAACACCCTCGTCTCCGAATCGGATTCTTCGCTCAGCACCACGTCGATGCTCTCGACCTTGAGGACAGTGCCGTCGGTTTTATGTCCAAGAACTACCCTGGCCGAACAGATGAAGAGTACCGTCGCCGACTTGGTGCTTTCGGTATCACTGGTACAACTGGTCTTCAGAAGATGGGACTACTTTCCGGAGGTCAGAAATCTCGTGTCGCTTTTGCATGCTTGGCTCTTACAAACCCCCACATCCTGGTTCTTGACGAACCTTCTAACCATCTTGATATCGAAGCCATGGATGCTTTGGCTGTAGCCCTCAACGAATTCCAGGGTGGCGTGCTGATGGTTTCCCACGATGTTACCATGTTGCAGACTGTGTGCACATCATTGTGGGTTTGCGATGGCGGTACTGTCGAGAAGTTCCCTGGTGATGTCCAGGCTTACAAGAAGAGGATTACTGCGCAAGCCAATGCTGCCGGTGTTGTTAAGCAGCACTAA
- a CDS encoding hypothetical protein (BUSCO:5919at5125) has product MEATMQTVPSLIGTGTAIAAAATGLVFGQPTTELNTFSPSTRRPSHSRRVSIDRDPSAQSPSLSNFASSRPATSNAAAVFGAHHHTLPRPVTASRPPLSRYQRPPMPQTQSTPPQLNSRQSSLVRRSESPAIIPESRDSISSNGSWIRRFSVRPLSRHESTRSSVGPDAPSIFSHGSGAPILRGSPAPNLPPNKLVKRSTSNHTGPDPLPGRRRAKSHLQILPTLRRPATSHQRSATLQQFRPDSPAVFTPTESNNVSFDDQARPHEFLDSSSIRPPTRSTSIRSGWKSYFHSKRFSITGRIGSSRLGELSPHARAVSLKRIRTDINERGRVHLVKPRMVSTIPAPQGLLPAAQIQPEIRPHQVAGDEPAQSPETSPFSTPQKSPSMPFASGETWAVRTTGSTQRPKRGAEPRSGNKRRVSEPLTGAQSGAVPRTNPDLELTLPATSTISDRQGLSLGSAANMQLRSRKRNSSSPVPPPPRLANFHMDNSRLGYSVGVPTHQYRPNQPSGSSTSSTAMSQLRGPHHDRASTMESSEGDTRDCTSVDDDDTEYKSDCVFDSLRTIGSGRARAVETPLESVYDESPPSTAGNGTKTKRLSIHEMLGRTWDEDDKIMEEDENACTPVRTLNRSDVSPHFRLESRFNSSPYDIPTSATKEYSRLSFDDEFDDDWARDDEFQCNPLSPPSKGSSLNSRGINPNVRLALANISGNGVADTNGHDAQNDRPLSSLFDWSEPPMHEKSDTGRLPRPMTSYAKQMDPRGGRSANRRGPAPAHVRSQSVPVVHDAPEASKPTGAKYGTWGMAAKPVSEDWDDDFEFGSSGVDNNDKDNKIFAVPESIRATQPSVKAHSGHIREFSLLVNDLKRLCRHAKDMDMLEGSQKHLWKEADGIIALASPDEESFDDDDDQKSTSSINFDAFDIDERFGDDGFDDHSMNRLDAAFDGREPPMSKTTVVRERHSPRRRSVFSPEDDIFGNWPITETPPSNRPSRPRTPENKYNKANDVSGVVRSVIGAMQHRVPEQVPDKGKVHFDTNSLKALVKRAGDLRDTLSDIIRQADQITDSPMRTPRNIRQQESSPAFTRVFDDPGSSPPRRVARSRGTNSLREAASSDNSPPSGLPQRMQMMTVN; this is encoded by the exons ATGGAAGCAACCATGCAGACCGTTCCAAGT CTTATTGGAACTGGTACTGCTATCGCCGCAGCGGCCACTGGTTTGGTGTTCGGCCAACCCACCACTGAACTAAACACCTTCTCTCCTTCGACTCGACGTCCCTCCCATTCCAGACGAGTCTCTATAGACCGCGACCCAAGCGCACAGTCGCCATCGCTTAGCAACTTTGCTTCCTCACGGCCCGCCACGAGCAACGCCGCTGCTGTATTCGGCGCCCACCATCACACTCTCCCGCGCCCAGTTACCGCCTCGAGGCCTCCCCTCTCTCGTTATCAGCGACCGCCTATGCCCCAGACGCAGTCGACTCCCCCACAGCTTAACAGCAGGCAGTCGTCACTCGTGAGGCGCTCCGAATCTCCAGCTATTATCCCCGAGTCTCGAGACTCCATATCCTCCAATGGATCCTGGATAAGGCGCTTCTCTGTTCGCCCGTTGTCCCGCCACGAAAGCACAAGGTCAAGTGTTGGCCCGGACGCACCCTCTATCTTCTCTCACGGCTCAGGTGCACCGATATTGCGCGGTTCCCCAGCACCGAATCTCCCTCCTAACAAGCTCGTTAAACGATCTACGTCGAACCACACTGGCCCCGATCCTTTACCAGGACGAAGACGTGCGAAATCTCACCTACAAATCCTACCCACCCTACGTCGACCTGCTACAAGTCACCAGAGGTCCGCGACCCTTCAGCAATTCCGACCGGATTCCCCAGCGGTGTTCACACCAACAGAATCAAACAACGTATCGTTTGACGATCAGGCACGACCCCACGAGTTCCTCGACTCATCCTCAATCAGACCCCCCACCAGATCGACATCTATCAGAAGCGGATGGAAATCGTATTTTCACTCTAAGAGGTTCAGCATCACCGGACGTATAGGCTCGAGTAGGCTAGGTGAGTTGAGTCCACATGCTCGAGCCGTGTCTTTGAAGCGCATTCGTACCGATATCAACGAGCGCGGTAGAGTTCATTTGGTGAAACCAAGAATGGTTTCAACGATACCTGCCCCTCAAGGTCTACTCCCTGCTGCGCAAATCCAACCAGAAATACGTCCTCATCAGGTTGCTGGGGACGAGCCAGCTCAGTCTCCCGAGACTTCACCGTTTAGCACACCACAAAAATCGCCCTCAATGCCATTCGCATCTGGGGAAACGTGGGCGGTAAGAACGACAGGGAGCACTCAGCGTCCCAAACGTGGCGCTGAACCCAGGAGTGGGAATAAGCGACGTGTGTCCGAACCGCTTACTGGTGCGCAATCTGGCGCTGTTCCTCGAACCAATCCGGACCTGGAATTGACCCTCCCCGCTACATCAACGATATCAGACCGGCAGGGATTGTCGCTAGGTTCAGCTGCCAATATGCAGTTGAGAAGTCGCAAGAGAAACTCGTCGTCGCCGGTTCCTCCACCTCCTAGACTTGCAAACTTTCATATGGATAACTCCCGGTTAGGGTATTCTGTTGGGGTTCCCACCCATCAATATCGACCTAATCAACCCTCGGGAAGTTCTACCAGCTCCACTGCCATGTCACAATTGAGGGGACCGCATCACGACAGGGCTTCCACCATGGAGAGCTCTGAGGGTGACACCCGAGATTGTACGTCGgtggacgatgatgacaCTGAATACAAAAGCGATTGTGTGTTTGACTCACTGCGCACGATTGGCTCCGGCCGTGCCCGTGCTGTCGAGACACCGTTGGAATCCGTGTATGACGAGTCACCGCCAAGCACTGCCGGAAATGGTACAAAGACTAAGCGTTTGTCTATTCATGAGATGCTTGGTCGGACCTGGGATGAGGACGACAAAATCATGGAGGAGGACGAGAATGCATGCACCCCTGTCCGCACACTCAATCGATCTGACGTCTCGCCGCATTTCAGACTCGAGTCGAGATTTAACTCGTCGCCCTACGATATTCCAACCTCTGCGACCAAGGAGTACAGCAGGCTGTCATTTGACGATGAatttgatgatgattggGCCAGGGATGATGAGTTCCAATGTAACCCCTTATCGCCTCCCTCTAAAGGGAGCTCACTGAATTCCAGGGGGATCAACCCTAACGTTCGCCTCGCCCTAGCCAATATCAGCGGTAATGGCGTTGCTGATACAAACGGACACGATGCCCAGAATGATCGTCCGCTCAGCTCACTGTTCGACTGGAGCGAACCACCAATGCACGAGAAATCCGATACTGGACGATTACCGCGACCGATGACTTCGTACGCTAAGCAGATGGACCCTAGAGGCGGCCGTTCTGCTAACCGCAGAGGCCCGGCCCCCGCTCACGTCAGGAGCCAGAGCGTTCCAGTCGTTCACGATGCTCCTGAAGCTTCTAAACCTACTGGAGCAAAGTACGGCACTTGGGGGATGGCGGCTAAGCCAGTTAGTGAGGACTGGGACGACGATTTCGAATTCGGCAGCAGCGGTGTTGACAACAACGACAaggataataaaatatttgcAGTTCCGGAATCGATTCGCGCAACACAACCCAGCGTCAAGGCGCATTCTGGGCATATTCGAGaattttctcttcttgttaACGATTTGAAGCGACTTTGCCGTCATGCCAAGGACATGGATATGCTTGAAGGATCACAAAAGCATCTATGGAAAGAGGCTGATGGTATCATTGCTCTCGCATCACCCGATGAAGAGTCgtttgacgacgacgatgatcaGAAGTCTACCTCTTCTATCAACTTCGATGCTTTCGACATCGATGAACGGTTTGGTGACGATGGTTTTGATGATCACTCCATGAACCGTCTTGACGCCGCCTTCGACGGTCGCGAACCCCCCATGTCTAAGACCACGGTGGTTCGAGAGCGACACTCCCCGCGTCGAAGGTCCGTCTTCTCTCCAGAAGACGACATTTTCGGTAACTGGCCCATAACAGAGACGCCACCATCAAATCGACCTAGCCGTCCCAGAACACCCGAAAACAAGTACAACAAGGCCAATGATGTGTCAGGAGTAGTCCGTTCCGTCATTGGGGCGATGCAGCATCGTGTTCCTGAACAGGTACCGGACAAGGGCAAGGTTCATTTTGATACAAACAGCCTTAAAGCTCTTGTTAAGAGGGCCGGCGACTTGCGGGATACACTCTCCGACATCATTCGACAGGCCGACCAAATCACAGATAGCCCCATGCGCACGCCACGAAATATACGACAGCAGGAGTCAAGTCCTGCCTTCACTCGAGTGTTTGACGACCCTGGCTCGAGCCCACCAAGAAGAGTGGCGCGAAGCCGCGGCACTAATTCACTTAGAGAAGCTGCGTCCTCTGACAACTCCCCGCCTTCTGGTCTACCGCAAAGGATGCAGATGATGACTGTCAACTGA